A portion of the Nitrospirota bacterium genome contains these proteins:
- a CDS encoding flippase, whose protein sequence is MIRNFLWFGFGSGAALVFTFLTQMYLARVLQPEGFGKLSYAMAWSNYLVLLADLGVSTYGMREIARDPARIRVHLERFLSLRWTCSLVLLVLFGAAVLLWPANGETKVLMVGFGLLLPARALSVDWALQGLERMPLTGLSRILASLVPLMLFFLWVRDPAGILRVPFLFVSGTVLANLAVLIGLGWMPGRWISSAGEIRNHAQRSLSFWSLTVMGNLYWGTADTIILNATRSQEELGHYAAAFRAMSVIQVVVAWLGSAIFPRLSNLGQSNSDAFLRQRKRFLWMSLGLGCALVALGWVLAGPAIGLVFGDAYASSIPLFRILLILVLLTGINGPFSQPLLALGYEKHVLGTVVVSAVAHVGLCLAIIPSRGGVGAAWITVASYAMGTALLVILYSVKVGRIHAHRRLP, encoded by the coding sequence ATGATTCGAAATTTCCTCTGGTTCGGCTTCGGGAGCGGAGCCGCGCTGGTGTTCACCTTCCTGACACAGATGTACCTCGCTCGGGTGCTCCAGCCCGAAGGCTTCGGGAAGCTGTCCTATGCCATGGCCTGGTCTAATTACCTGGTCTTGCTGGCCGACTTAGGAGTGAGCACCTACGGAATGCGGGAGATCGCCCGCGATCCGGCGCGGATCCGTGTGCACTTGGAGCGTTTTCTCTCCCTCCGATGGACGTGTTCGCTGGTCCTGCTGGTTCTTTTCGGCGCCGCCGTTCTCCTCTGGCCGGCAAACGGGGAGACCAAGGTCCTCATGGTCGGGTTTGGACTCCTTCTTCCCGCCCGCGCACTGAGCGTGGACTGGGCGCTCCAGGGACTCGAACGAATGCCCTTGACGGGACTTTCCCGGATCCTTGCCTCCTTGGTTCCGCTGATGCTTTTCTTCCTCTGGGTGCGTGACCCCGCGGGCATTCTTCGAGTGCCTTTCCTGTTCGTCTCCGGCACGGTTCTCGCGAATCTCGCCGTCCTCATCGGCTTGGGATGGATGCCCGGTCGCTGGATTTCCTCAGCGGGGGAAATTCGCAACCATGCCCAACGCTCGCTCTCCTTTTGGTCACTGACCGTTATGGGAAACCTCTATTGGGGCACGGCCGACACGATCATCCTCAATGCCACGCGCTCGCAGGAAGAGTTGGGCCACTATGCGGCGGCCTTCAGAGCCATGAGCGTCATCCAAGTGGTCGTGGCCTGGCTCGGCTCGGCGATATTCCCAAGACTTTCGAACCTCGGTCAATCGAATTCCGACGCCTTCCTGCGTCAACGCAAGAGATTCTTGTGGATGTCTCTGGGCCTCGGTTGCGCCCTGGTGGCCCTCGGATGGGTCCTTGCCGGCCCTGCAATCGGGCTGGTTTTCGGGGACGCCTATGCTTCCTCGATTCCGCTCTTCCGCATCCTTCTCATTCTCGTGCTGCTAACCGGAATAAACGGACCGTTCTCTCAGCCCCTCCTTGCCCTGGGATACGAAAAGCACGTGCTCGGAACGGTCGTCGTATCCGCCGTCGCCCACGTCGGATTGTGCCTGGCCATCATTCCGTCCCGGGGCGGCGTCGGCGCGGCGTGGATCACCGTCGCCTCCTACGCGATGGGAACGGCGCTTCTCGTGATACTCTACTCGGTAAAGGTTGGTCGGATTCATGCGCATCGCCGTCTTCCATAA
- a CDS encoding glycosyltransferase family 4 protein yields the protein MAPPPETPPEAAVESRPSRPVSGGGVKAGIGAFDRSVSRTGLGTLVGHLVPELMRQMPEAHCFAIGSELSSCFHGRVDVVRPQPFPKGWRGAADRLLAHQTRLKKKIRQAGLSIYYSTDHQGILWPGVGQVITLLDLIPLHYEDAHPKLRRYFEVFLPFLLRHVRGVVCISEATRQDFLSRFRFPAERVRVALLGCDHSLFHPPNASNETGRSVRDPYFLFVAALAPHKNLLRAVEALARVEDRRYELVVVGEDPRGMQPDIRLSADRLGLGSRVRFVGPSAPRDLARWYFESAGLVFPSVREGFGLPALEAMASGCPVIASNNSSLPEVCGPAALYVDPLDVGSISRAMNRIVWEKGLGDELRRRGLERAAGFTWRRTAETIIAFLREIDSGGGSQA from the coding sequence ATGGCCCCACCACCCGAAACGCCGCCGGAGGCGGCCGTCGAATCTCGGCCCTCCAGGCCGGTTTCGGGTGGTGGGGTGAAAGCAGGGATCGGCGCGTTCGATCGGTCCGTCTCGCGCACCGGGCTGGGCACGTTGGTGGGCCACCTCGTCCCGGAGCTGATGCGGCAGATGCCGGAGGCTCACTGCTTTGCGATCGGTTCGGAACTGTCCTCCTGTTTTCACGGGAGGGTGGACGTCGTTCGGCCGCAACCGTTCCCAAAGGGGTGGCGGGGAGCCGCGGATCGTCTCTTGGCCCACCAGACTCGTTTGAAGAAGAAGATTCGACAGGCGGGCCTTTCCATCTACTACAGCACGGACCACCAAGGCATCCTTTGGCCCGGCGTTGGCCAGGTGATTACCCTGCTCGACCTGATCCCCCTCCACTACGAGGATGCGCATCCAAAACTCCGCCGCTACTTCGAGGTTTTCCTGCCCTTCTTGCTGAGGCATGTGCGCGGGGTGGTCTGCATTTCGGAGGCAACCCGTCAGGATTTCCTGTCAAGGTTTCGCTTTCCCGCCGAACGGGTTCGGGTGGCCCTCCTGGGATGTGATCATTCCCTTTTCCATCCACCGAACGCGTCGAACGAAACCGGCCGATCCGTTCGGGACCCTTACTTCCTCTTCGTGGCGGCCCTGGCGCCCCACAAGAACCTCCTCCGGGCGGTGGAAGCTTTGGCGCGCGTGGAGGATCGGCGGTATGAGCTTGTCGTGGTTGGAGAGGATCCGCGTGGGATGCAGCCGGACATCCGGTTGTCTGCCGATCGGCTCGGCCTGGGAAGCAGGGTCCGGTTCGTCGGCCCGTCGGCTCCCCGCGATCTGGCCCGGTGGTACTTCGAATCCGCCGGCCTCGTCTTCCCATCCGTCCGGGAAGGTTTTGGGCTGCCTGCGTTGGAGGCGATGGCGAGTGGTTGCCCCGTCATCGCTTCGAACAATTCATCCTTGCCGGAGGTATGTGGTCCGGCCGCCTTGTACGTCGATCCGCTTGACGTGGGATCCATCTCACGGGCGATGAATCGGATTGTGTGGGAGAAAGGTCTGGGCGACGAACTCCGGCGGCGCGGTCTGGAGCGGGCGGCGGGCTTCACGTGGCGGCGGACGGCTGAAACCATCATCGCATTTCTGAGAGAGATCGATTCGGGAGGAGGGAGCCAGGCATGA